From Micromonas commoda chromosome 3, complete sequence, a single genomic window includes:
- a CDS encoding predicted protein, giving the protein MPKRSKMLLMLLVVLLCCPRPSRANEGDKKFQLQAILCSTPEWSLLETLVTAPLVGSYNVQNSSLLQKLLSRFIPVSGTLEVRADSSAKLFLLFVHLPLIAPIPRAPIKVYLQ; this is encoded by the coding sequence ATGCCAAAGAGGAGTAAGATGCTTCTGATGCTTCTGGTGGTGTTGCTTTGCTGTCCACGCCCTTCTCGGGCAAACGAGGGAGACAAAAAGTTTCAGCTTCAAGCCATACTGTGCTCGACCCCTGAGTGGTCACTTCTTGAGACTTTGGTGACAGCTCCGTTGGTCGGTAGCTACAACGTTCAGAATTCTTCTCTTCTCCAGAAGCTCCTCTCCCGTTTCATCCCCGTCTCTGGGACTCTCGAGGTGCGCGCAGACAGTTCAGCCAAACTCTTCCTCCTTTTCGTCCACTTGCCACTTATTGCTCCAATCCCTCGCGCCCCAATCAAAGTATACCTGCAGTGA
- a CDS encoding predicted protein — protein MKRGPDDLADRYPIPVEIVHHPADCPKLPFPQKELPPLLKKRLLARGIKVGNEDANDSAKESSLPPGWKETIDAKYGKPYYYNTALGISSWTRPTEQAAEQSGKGEEDPLPPGWKSALDPQTGQTYYCNPFTSATSWERPVDAATVAKMKRCRGCGGFGRGLVHAHGFCLHCSRILNKPPPGQQALEVKPPPKQKPSVVVVAKGPGIYADSPGIGPSSISTRPIPKVANPIPSSRVQVAQRAARKAASGGIDPMDPASYSDAPVGGWGSGIDTNKKTKTGGGSRPLPSPGDVLRQNAEAIKSAQPTSREDQKDGLGEAD, from the exons ATGAAGAGAGGACCGGATGACCTAGCAGAC CGATACCCGATACCAGTCGAGATTGTGCACCACCCGGCTGATTGTCCCAAGCTTCCGTTTCCCCAGAAAGAACTCCCACCGCTGCTAAAGAAGCGACTTTTGGCGAGGGGCATCAAAGTCGGCAATGAGGATGCGAATGATAGCGCTAAGGAATCTTCGCTTCCACCCGGATGGAAGGAGACTATAGACGCGAAGTACGGGAAGCCTTATTACTACAACACAGCTTTAGGCATTTCCTCATGGACCCGCCCCACGGAACAGGCCGCAGAACAGAGCGGAAAGGGAGAGGAAGATCCACTTCCTCCTGGGTGGAAATCAGCTTTAGATCCACAGACAGGCCAAACGTATTATTGCAACCCTTTCACATCAGCCACGTCATGGGAGAGACCGGTTGATGCCGCGACAGTCGCTAAGATGAAACGGTgtcgcggctgcggcggttTTGGCCGCGGTTTGGTTCACGCGCACGGCTTCTGCCTACACTGCAGCAGGATTTTGAACAAACCGCCTCCTGGACAGCAGGCGCTCGAAGTAAAGCCACCTCCGAAGCAAAAACCGAGCGTGGTAGTCGTGGCAAAGGGACCAGGAATCTATGCCGACAGTCCTGGAATCGGGCCGTCAAGCATATCGACTCGCCCGATCCCAAAGGTTGCGAATCCAATTCCAAGCAGCAGAGTTCAGGTTGCTCAAAGAGCAGCACGAAAAGCAGCATCTGGAGGCATAGATCCAATGGACCCGGCAAGTTATTCGGATGCACCAGTCGGCGGTTGGGGCAGCGGCATCGATACAAATAAAAAGACGAAAACTGGTGGCGGCTCTCGACCCCTTCCCTCGCCTGGTGATGTGTTGAGACAGAATGCTGAGGCCATCAAGTCGGCTCAACCAACATCTCGGGAAGATCAAAAAGATGGTCTGGGAGAGGCAGATTAA
- a CDS encoding predicted protein encodes MSAACQCFTTPTMTVPNLNVGRRGNHVRLTPGHRRVSLRAVQEGEIRKGSIKEIPEIHAELPFAPELWTTFFEKYWQKEPVVIRGGLPTELCTPVDNDELAGLACETEFRPRIIRKGDEGPSSWSLQMGPFSEDELKSLPSDGSWCLLLNDLEKHVSEFMDVLNLFDRFPRWRVADVQASISSEGGSVGAHSDQFDVFLIQGTGHKRWSISDCAEYVPDNDEAFFPDAEVRVLKNFQPQSCSLLKQGDILYLPPKVAHHGVAEGCKTICTTFSVGFLAPAHDELVLSYAQASVDTHDGSQRWRDPWLKPQEHVGEISSEAVAQAAEIIRQSMPKNDAEIARWFGCHATQSFGIDPSETIPAKDLSADELVVQFAEEGSLQRRADAKFAFVQEVKDGSLEGGLFFAAGNMWPLQSAPGMELARHIANYDEIIADDWIESGDAAEYDMDSEAKTLLHDLFSSGLIYFS; translated from the coding sequence ATGAGTGCAGCCTGTCAATGTTTCACAACTCCTACTATGACTGTACCGAACCTGAATGTCGGCCGTCGCGGTAATCACGTGAGACTGACTCCTGGACACCGAAGAGTATCCCTGCGTGCTGTCCAAGAGGGAGAGATACGGAAGGGGTCAATAAAAGAAATACCTGAAATACACGCCGAGCTACCTTTTGCTCCAGAACTGTGGACCACGTTCTTTGAGAAGTACTGGCAGAAAGAGCCGGTGGTCATACGCGGGGGTCTGCCGACTGAGTTATGCACGCCAGTCGATAACGACGAGCTCGCTGGACTTGCATGTGAGACGGAGTTCAGACCACGAATAATCAGGAAAGGAGATGAGGGTCCATCGAGTTGGTCCCTACAGATGGGTCCTTTCTCTGAGGATGAACTTAAGAGCCTTCCGTCTGATGGGTCTTGGTGTCTATTGCTCAACGATTTAGAAAAACACGTTTCTGAGTTCATGGATGTACTTAACCTGTTCGACCGCTTTCCACGTTGGCGCGTGGCGGATGTTCAGGCGAGTATATCTAGTGAAGGTGGTAGTGTTGGAGCACATTCTGATCAGTTCGACGTGTTTCTTATTCAAGGAACTGGCCATAAGCGATGGTCAATTTCAGACTGTGCAGAGTACGTGCCTGACAACGACGAAGCTTTCTTCCCAGATGCTGAGGTGAGGGTATTGAAGAACTTTCAACCACAATCTTGCAGCTTACTTAAGCAGGGCGACATCCTTTATCTTCCTCCGAAAGTTGCTCACCATGGTGTGGCTGAGGGCTGTAAGACGATTTGTACCACATTCAGCGTTGGGTTCCTTGCGCCTGCGCACGATGAGTTGGTGCTTTCCTACGCTCAAGCTTCTGTAGACACTCATGACGGTTCACAACGCTGGCGTGACCCATGGCTGAAACCCCAAGAACATGTCGGCGAAATATCGTCAGAGGCAGTAGCTCAGGCCGCCGAAATCATTCGGCAATCAATGCCCAAGAATGATGCAGAAATTGCGCGCTGGTTTGGGTGTCATGCAACTCAAAGTTTTGGTATTGACCCTTCAGAAACGATACCAGCAAAGGACTTGTCTGCTGATGAACTTGTCGTCCAATTTGCTGAAGAGGGTTCGTTGCAACGCCGTGCGGATGCAAAGTTTGCATTCGTGCAGGAAGTCAAGGATGGTAGTCTAGAAGGTGGACTGTTCTTTGCAGCTGGAAACATGTGGCCGTTGCAATCAGCTCCAGGCATGGAACTCGCTCGCCACATTGCAAACTATGACGAAATTATCGCCGATGATTGGATAGAAAGTGGCGATGCAGCTGAGTATGACATGGATAGCGAAGCAAAAACACTCTTGCACGATCTGTTTAGCAGTGGACTCATCTACTTTAGTTAG
- a CDS encoding predicted protein: MAELPAPPSLLDEVNPRLVVAVTRSQKRKREEEQALVSERKASGASAEALDSSARATSSKGASGSVKVHQSPPHRPDSKDGHLQYELGESITPVYKILAPLGEGTFGRVLECWDRKSRSYCAVKIIRNVQKYRDAAMIEIDVLKTVQKSDPEGRYNCIMLENWFDYRGHICMVFEKCGLSLFEFLRKNHYKPFSAHLVQTFGRQLLHAVAFLHTLKLVHTDLKPENILLLSSAYQRVPVSSGSKFTKRVPMDSTIRLIDFGSATFENQYHSTVVSTRHYRAPEVILGMGWSYPCDVWSVGCILIELLTGDALFQTHENLEHLAMMQVVLGPIQRDVIKRADRHAQKYFRNGGELNWPEGSQSAESTRAVEKMKSLQEIVCSRLDGTPAAHFTDLLLKLLAFAPEDRITPDKALEHSAFRIELPSEELIMPANVHRTSSPRINQSRSGNSHQRASKQGTAPQAPPTTCDSNAYANA, encoded by the exons ATGGCGGAGCTGCCCGCTCCGCCGTCGCTTCTCGACGAGGTGAACCCTCGCCTTGTCGTGGCAGTTACGCGCTCGCAGAAAAGGAAGAGAGAAGAAGAGCAGGCCCTCGTCTCG GAACGCAAGGCTTCCGGCGCGTCGGCTGAAGCGCTAGATTCATCTGCGAGGGCTACTTCATCGAAAGGTGCAAGTGGCTCTGTGAAAGTCCATCAGTCACCTCCGCACCGCCCGGACAGTAAAGACGGTCACTTGCAGTATGAGCTTGGTGAAAGCATTACGCCTGTGTACAAGATTCTTGCACCGCTCGGTGAGGGCACGTTTGGTCGTGTACTGGAGTGTTGGGACAGGAAATCTCGCAGCTATTGCGCGGTTAAGATCATTCGAAATGTACAAAAGTATCGAGATGCCGCTATGATAGAGATTGATGTGCTTAAGACAGTGCAAAAGTCGGATCCAGAGGGAAGGTACAACTGCATCATGCTAGAGAACTGGTTCGACTACCGCGGGCACATCTGCATGGTTTTTGAAAAATGTGGCCTGAGCCTGTTTGAGTTTCTAAGGAAAAATCATTATAAGCCGTTCTCTGCGCATCTGGTGCAAACGTTCGGTCGTCAGCTCTTGCATGCGGTGGCTTTCCTGCACACACTCAAGTTGGTGCATACGGATCTGAAGCCAGAAAACATTCTGTTGCTGTCCAGTGCGTACCAGCGGGTGCCTGTGTCCTCAGGTAGTAAGTTCACCAAACGCGTCCCAATGGATTCGACCATCAGGCTGATTGACTTTGGGAGCGCAACTTTCGAGAACCAGTATCATTCCACTGTCGTGTCGACCCGTCATTACCGAGCCCCGGAGGTCATCCTTGGGATGGGATGGTCGTACCCCTGTGATGTTTGGAGTGTGGGTTGCATTTTGATTGAACTGCTCACGGGTGACGCGCTTTTTCAGACTCACGAAAACCTCGAGCATCTCGCCATGATGCAGGTGGTACTCGGACCCATACAGCGAGATGTGATTAAGCGTGCCGACAGGCACGCACAGAAGTATTTCAGGAATGGGGGGGAGCTCAACTGGCCCGAAGGAAGTCAGAGCGCTGAGAGCACACGAGCAGTGGAGAAAATGAAGAGTTTACAGGAAATCGTCTGCTCTCGACTCGATGGCACGCCCGCTGCTCACTTCACCGACCTCTTGCTCAAGTTGTTGGCATTCGCGCCAGAGGATAGGATCACGCCTGACAAAGCTCTCGAGCATTCGGCTTTTCGCATTGAGCTTCCATCAGAGGAACTCATTATGCCGGCTAATGTCCATCGGACGTCTTCTCCTCGGATAAACCAGTCAAGGAGTGGAAATAGTCATCAGCGCGCGAGCAAGCAGGGAACCGCGCCGCAAGCCCCCCCAACAACTTGTGACTCTAATGCATACGCAAACGCTTGA
- a CDS encoding predicted protein — translation ARIKKLMQADEEVGKIAQATPVLMAKALEMFMVELMKSTTDIASAHGAKTVSAGHLRASIMGNEKFDFLKD, via the exons GCGCGGATCAAGAAGCTCATGCAGGCTGACGAGGAAGTGGGAAAGATCGCGCAGGCAACTCCCGTTCTGATGG CGAAAGCGCTCGAGATGTTCATGGTGGAACTCATGAAATCGACCACAGATATTGCCAGCGCACATGGAGCTAAGACGGTGAGCGCCGGACACCTGCGAGCCAGCATCATGGGCAACGAAAAGTTCGATTTTCTCAAAGAC